In the genome of Streptomyces sp. SLBN-118, the window TCGCCCTCGTCGGCCGGCCAGTGGGCGTCGAGCCAGTCGAAGCCGGACTCGATGAGCGGTGAGCGCGGCAGCCCGTTCACCACCCAGGCGTAGTACGCCCGTTGGGCATCGACACGGCGGCGCAGCGCACTTCCGGCGGCCGCTTCGAGGGGGTACTGGCCATGCAGCCGGGCCAGCAGCGAGACCGTGGCGGCTTCCAGGTGCGCTCGTTCGGCGTCGCTCGCGGCGTGCAGCCAGCTGCCCTCGTACGTATAGGGCATGACGTCGGGCGGCACCCGGCCCTCCACGCGCTCCATCACGAAGAAGGGCGCGCCCAGGGCTCCTGGGTCCTCCTCCAGCCACAGCACGCGCGGGACGGGGATGTCGGTGTGCTCGGCGACATCCCGCGTCGTGCGGTACTGCAGCGCCATGCCGTACGTCGCAGTGCAGGGTGAGGCGGCGAAGCGGCTCGTCGACGGTGATCGGGGTATTCGTCGAGGGCGGTCGTCGGACACGGCTGACCTCCCGGGCGGCAAGGGATTTGACGGTACGTCAGAAACCGTGCTTGAGGCCAGAGCATGGAGGCCACGGGCGCCCCGCGAACAGGGGGCCGATTTGCTGCGGCGGTAACCCGTCCGGACCGGGGACGTTGGCCAGGCATGACCCTGCTGTATTCGACACGCGCCCACGACCGGTGCCGCCTCGCGGCACCAGCACCCGAAGAATCGGTTCCGCACCCGGCGGACCCGCCCATCTACCGAGAGCTGCTCCAGCTCTGGGCGAGCAGAGGAAGAACCTTGCCGGGGCGCCGCGATCCTGAGTGGAGCAGGCTCGCGGCGCCGCCGGCTTTCGCGTCGGCGCGGGCCGACAGGGGGCGGGGGTCCGAGACCACCTACCGGACGGCGACGATCAGCGCACCCTGGCCCACGGCACACACGGGGCCCGCGACGCCCGCGAGCCCCGGAAACCAGGTCAGCGCGTCTCGGGCCCGGCCACGTAACGGGCGATGACCATGCGCTGGATCTGATTGGTGCCCTCGACGATCTGGAGCACCTTCGCCTCGCGCATATAGCGCTCGACCGGGAAGTCCAGCGTGTAGCCGTAGCCACCCAGGACCTGGACCGCGTCGGTCGTGACGCTCATCGCCGTGTCCGTGCAGAACAGCTTCGCCATCGCCGCCTGCCGCGAGAAGGGCCGCCCCGCGTCGCGCAGCCGGGCCGCGGCGAGACAGAGCGCGCGGCCCGCCTCGATCCGGGTCGCCATGTCGGCCAGCATGAAGCGCAGCCCCTGGAAGTCGGCGATGGGCCGCCCGAACTGCTGCCGCCCGGTCGCGTACGAGACCGCCTCGTCCAGGGCCGCCTGGGCGACTCCGATGGCGCAGGCCGCGATGCCCAGCCGGCCCGAGTCGAGGGCCGAGAGCGCGATCGCGAAGCCCTGACCCTCCTCGCCGATCCGGCGGGAGTCGGGCACGCGTACGCCGTCGAAGTGCAACTGGGCGGTGGGCGAACCTTTCATGCCCATCTTCTTCTCGGGCGCGGCGGCGTTCAGGCCGGGGGTGTCGCCCGGGACGAGGAAGGCCGTGATGCCACGGGCCCCCTCGCCGCCGGTGCGGGCCATGACCGTGTAGAAGTCGGCGATGCCACCGTGCGTGATCCATGACTTGGTCCCGGTGATCACCCAGCTGTCCCCGTCGCGCACCGCCTTGGTACGCAGGGACGCGGCGTCCGATCCCGAGGCGGGCTCGGACAGGCAGTACGCGCCGAGAAGGCCGCCGCCGAGCATCGCGGGCAGATGCTCGGCCTGCTGTTCCTTGGTGCCGTAGCCCGCCAGCGCGTGACAGGACAGGGAGTGGACGCTGACGCCGAGGCCGACGGTCAGCCGTGCGGCGGCGAGCTCTTCGAGGACCTGGAGGTAGACCTCGTACGGCTGGTCCCCGCCGCCGTACTCGGAGTCGTACGGGAGGCCGAGCAGCCCGGACTCGGAAAGGAGTGAGAAGACCTCGCGCGGGAAGTGCCCGGCGTCCTCCTCTTCGGCCGCCCGGGGGGCGATCTCCCGCTGGACGATGTCGCGTACCAGGGTGATCAGATCCCTGGACTCCTCGGTGGGCAGCTGACGTTCCACCGGCTGCGGGGCGCGGTCGGGCATTGCGGCGCTCTCCTCCCTGTCGGGCGCTGCGGCGTCGCGCACGCAGGGTGTGGGCGCGCCGCCGGTCTTCCTGCCAGGCCGATGCTGCCCTTCCGGATCACGGAAGTGGCTGATGGCGGCTGTTGGCGCGTCGAGTATGCCTGATCAGCGGAGTTCCGTCACGGGGTGAAATCTCACGCTCCGCATCCGCACCCCGTCGGCGGAATTGGTCCGAACCATTGACCAAGTGGTCTAGTCCTTCTACCGTTTCCCCCCAACGCATGACCGCGTTCATGCCAAAGAAGCCCCACGGCCGACCGCACATCCCCACCCGATCTCCCTCCCCCCACGAGGAGACCCCGATGCCCGGATCACACCGTCCCCGCGCCCGCTTCCGGGCGCTCATCGCCGCCGCCTGTACCGCAGCCCTCGGCGCGACCCTCTTCACCGGCGCCCACTTCGCCTCAGCAGGCGAGTCGGCCCCCGCCGCCAAGGCCGCCGCCGCGCCGAAGGCGGGAAGCAAGGTGATCGGTTACTTCACCGAATGGGGCGTCTACGACCGCAATTACCACGTCAAGAACATCCAGACCTCCGGGTCCGCGAACAAACTGACCCACATCAACTACGCCTTCGGCAACGTCTCCGGCGGCAAGTGCACCGTCGGCGACTCCTTCGCCGACTACGAGAAGGCCTACACCGCCGCGCAGAGCGTCGACGGCGTCGCCGACACCTGGGACCAGCCCCTGCGCGGCAGCTTCAACCAGCTGCGCAAGCTGAAGAAACTGCACCCGGGACTCAAGATCCTCTGGTCCTTCGGCGGCTGGACCTGGTCGGGCGGCTTCGGCCAGGCCGCGGCCAACCCGGCCGCCTTCGCCCAGTCCTGCTACAACCTCGTCGAGGACCCGCGCTGGAAGGATGTCTTCGACGGCATCGACATCGACTGGGAATACCCCAACGCCTGCGGTCTGAGCTGCGACACCAGCGGCCGCGAGTCCTTCAAGAACCTGATGGCCGCGCTGCGCGCAAAGTTCGGCGGCTCCAGCCTGGTGACCGCTGCGATCACCGCGGACGCCTCGTCCGGCGGCAAGATCGAGAAGGCGAACTACGCGGGCGCGGCCCAGTACGTCAACTGGTACAACCCGATGACGTACGACTTCTTCGGCGCCTGGGCGGCACAGGGGCCCACCGCCCCGCACTCCCCGCTGAAGTCCTACAGCGGCATCCCGCAGCAGGGCTTCAACACCGACGCGGCGATCAAGAAGCTCAAGAGCCTCGGCATCCCCTCGTCGAAGCTGATGCTCGGGATCGGCTTCTACGGACGCGGCTGGACCGGAGTGACCCAGAAGGCACCCGGCGGCACGGCGACCGGACCCGCGCCGGGCAAGTACGAGCAGGGCATCGACGACTACAAGGTGCTGAAGTCCAGGTGCCCGGCCAACGGAACCGTCGCCGGAACCGCGTACGCCCACTGCGGCAACCAGTGGTGGAGCTACGACACCCCCTCCACCATCTCCGGGAAGATGACCTACAAGAACCAGCAGAACCTGGGCGGCACCTTCTTCTGGGAGCTCAGCGGTGACACCGCGAACGGAGAGCTGATCAAGGCCATCAACTGATCTGCGGATGAGTCGAGGCGAGGGCGGGCCGCCCGCACGGCGGCCCGCCCTCGCCTCACGCCTCGACCGGTGTGGGCAGGGAGACGGAGTCGGTGAGCGCGGCGGGCATGGGCTCCATGGGCGGCTCCGGGCACTCCGGCTCGAACTCCGCGATCGTGTGGAGCGTGCCGCGCAGCAAACGCATCAGCAGCGCACACACGGTCTCCCGCGGGAGCTCGCGGCGGCCAAGCCAGTCCAGCGTGATCCCCTCCACGCTGCTGAGCCAGCCCAGCAGTGCGAGGCGGGCGAGCACGGGGATGTCGCGCCTGCCGTACGCACCCTCGGCGATGGTCGCGATGAGCTCCTCGCGCACAGCGTCACGTATCGACTGCACCTCGGTGTCGAAGCCGACTCCGCCGGTGACGATGGTGCGGAACGCCGCCTGGTGATGATGGGCATAGCGCAGATAACCGTCGACCGTGCGGTACACGCGCTCCGCGCGCGGCAACTCCGTCTCGCCCGCCGCGCGCGAGACGAGGTCGGCCACCGAGTCCTCGATGATGGCCAGGTAGTAGCCGCGTTTGCTTTTGAAGTAGTAGTAGATCAGGCCCTTGGCGACTCCGGCGTGCTTGGCGATGTCATCCATCGACAGCGCGTCATAGGAAGTGTCGGCGAACAACTTCCGCCCGGTTGCGATGAGTTCACTGCGGCGTACCTGCGATCGTTCGGTCGCGCCGCGCTGTTGACTAATATTCAAATTGAGCCCTAGTCTCCAACTGCCACAGGATCGTCGCAGTATGGCAGACCAGCGCACGCACGCCTTCCGCGCGCCGAGCGCAGGCGCCCCCGGGATCCGCTCGTACGGTCAGCGGATGCCGAAGCCCGCCAGAGCCAGGCTCTGCGCGGCGGTCGGGCGCGCGGGCCAGTACAGATAGCAGACGCCGCCCGTGCCCGACACCACCGCTCCGCTCGCGTTGTAGCGCTTGGTACGCAGCCAGATCCTCTCCCACTCGGCGCGCTTGTAGACGCGGCGCACGGCGGCGTTGCCGGGCGACGCGGGGTCGTTGGCGATCACATCGCCCTTGGCGGTGAAGCCGATCACGGTCATCAGATGGCCGGATGTGCCGTAGCCCGCGCCGGTCAGCTCCTCCTTCAGGAAGGACTGTGACGTCATGGCCGGGATACCGGCCCGGATCAGTGTCTCCAGGTCGGTGAGCGAGGACAGCCGCGTGACGACGGCGCTCATGTCCGGGTAGCTCGCCGCGTAGGCAGCGTTGAAGGGCCAGTTGCCGCAGCCGTGGTACTGGTAGTCGAAGGTGAAGCGGGCCGCGTGGCAGACCTGGGGGTCGGCGAAGGCGGGATTCACCCAGGCCAGGTCGGCGGCACTGGGCTTTCGCCCCCAGTACTCGATGATCATCTGGGACGAGGTGGGGCTGCACCAGGCCTCACCGCCGTTGTCGTACTCCGGGTACTGGCCGACATGAGTGTTCTGCGAGTAGCGCGGCACCACCAGCTCGCGCGTGAGCCCCGGCGCAGACGCCGGCACCGTGAAGCGGTCCGGGATGTCGGAGGCCATGGCGCCGAGCCGCCAGACCGTGGGCGTGAGGCTCGTCCCCGGCTTGCGGTGGAGCGTGAGACGCAGCTGGTACGAGCTCAGCCGCAGACCGCTCGCCGCGTCGTCGATCGAGAAGGTGTCGGTCCAGATGGTGGCCCTGCCGTCCGTCTGGTCGTCGAGCGAGGTACGCCGGATGTCGCCGTCACCGGCCGCCCAGCGGCCCATCACGAACCAGGGCGTCGCGGTGCCGTCGGAGTAGCGGCCCCGCAGATCGACCTGGAGCCAGGTCCCCGCCGGGGTGTGCGCGTTCCAGGACGCGATGATCTCGGTCGCGGGCACGCGGGAGACGTGGACGGGCGAGGTCCAGGTGGCGTACTCCCAGGTGGCCGTCTTCCCGGTGTGCGGGTCGGTGTAGGCGCGGCGGCCGGCGGCGGCGCCGATGACCAGGCCCGGGCGGGGGGCCGCGACGGCCCGGGTTCCCGCGGCAGCGCCACTGCGCCAGTCGGTGTACGAGGTCCAGAAGTGGTTGTCCACCGGCGGCAGCGGCCGGCCGTGCCCCGCCGACTCCGGGGCGGCGGCAGCAGGCGCGGCGGCGGACGAGGAGAGCGTGCCCGCGCCCGCCGCCGCGGCGATCGCGGCGCTCAGCACGGTTCTGCGCGAAGCAGGTCTGGCCATGGGACCCCCAAGTCGGTACGCGGCAGTAGGGCAACTATTGCGGGTCGCGGCGGTCCTCTGCCAGCGTCCGGAGCCGAGTCGCCCGACCCGTACGAGTGGACCGACTCGGCCCGTCGACGGGGGTCCGGTCCACTGGCTGAACTGCGGCGGGCCGCGCGCCTCGTAGGCTGGCCGGATGAGCGACCTCGACCGGCCAGCCCGCGCGCTGCGCGCGCTGCCGCCCTCCTGCGGACCGGTGCGGCTGATCGCGGTCGACGGCCACGCGGGCTCGGGGAAGAGCACCTTCGCCGCCCGGCTCGCCGCGGCCGTCGGCGACGATGAGAGGGGCGGCGGCGCTCCGGTGCTGCATCTCGACGATCTGGCCGGCCATGAGGAGTTCTTCGGCTGGACGGACCGGATTCTGACCGAGGTGATCGAGCCGCTGTCGAACGGCAGAACCGCACACTTTCACCCCTACGACTGGAATCTGCGCCGCTTCGGATCCTCCCCCCATGCGCTGGAGGCGGCTCCCGTCGTGCTGATCGAGGGCGTCGGTGCCGGGAGGCGGGTGCTGCGCCCGCATCTGGCGGGGCTGCTGTGGATGGAGAGGGGAGCAGAAGAGTCCTGGCAGCGGGGCCGCCAACGCGATGGAAGCGAACTCTCCGCATTCTGGGACGACTGGACCGTGGCGGAGACCCGCCATTTCGCGGCGGACCCGTCTCGTCCGTTCGCGGATGCCCTGATACAGGAGTGCCGCAAGGGGTACGAGTGGCGTCCGGGACCTGCTGCGACAGCACGACCGAACCGGTTCATCACCCAGGGTGACTCGTTTCCTCCGGCATACTGAGCAGTCGGACATTCCACTCTCAAGAGAGCCTGAACCCTTCTTGACCGACGGGGCGCACAGGTCTTACGTTCTCAATGTGCGGCTTTCCGGAGCCGCCGCAGACGCGAAGCCCCCGGTTGTTCCCCCGTGATCGGGGGCTTCGTTCTGCCCTCTCCTCCACATGGCCCTCAGGGCGACCTGGACCCCGCTCACCCAGGGTCACTGCCCCGGTTCACTTATTGCGCCCTTCGTCGCAACCCCTTTGCGCAGGTACGATGCACCCCGGTGGGGTCAATTCCCGTCCACGGCAAGGCGGTTCAGTGCGTCGGCTCAGCACACGTGCACGTTTGTGGGGGACCTGATGGACATCGGCACGCAGGGCGCACCGGCCCCCGCCGACCTCGCCTGGGTGCGCGGCGTGGACGCCTATACGATGGGCGCCTATCCGCAGGCGGAGGAGGAGTTCCGTACCGCCGTGCGGCTGGATCCCGGGATGGCCGACGGCTGGCTCGGTCTGCACGCGCTGCGCGTCGACACCACGAACGCGCTGCTGCGCATGCACAGCGCACGCGAGCGCTTCGGCGAGCAGCGCGCCCGTCACCGCCGCACCCTCAACTCCTGGTACTGGCTGGGCTGGTGGGTCCAGCCGGTCCTCGAGAGCCCGCGCGATCTCTTACTCGCGCATGCTTCCCACTGGCTCGACGGCCGCCATGTGCCGGAGCTGGACCGGGCACTCGCGGCGCTGCCTCCGGTGGACGCGGACCCGCAGGTGCGTTTTCTGCACGCCTGCCGCGCCTATCTGGTCAAGGACTGGGAACAACTCGTGCGCCACACCGAGCCGCTGGTCAGCGATCCACTGCTGGGCATCGAGGCCGGCCTGTTCGGCGGTATGGCCCGTGTGCGCCTGGAGATGTACGGGCAGGCGGAGCCGCTGCTCTCCTCCGCGCTGATGCGCTGCCGCAGCGAGCAGCCGCAGCGCAAGGAACTGCGGTACTGGCTGGCGCGGGCGCACGAGGGCACCGGCCGCAGCGCCGCCGCCCTGCCGTTGTACCGGGCGGTGCACCGGATCGATCCGGCCTTCATGGACACCTCGGCCCGCCTTGCCGCGATCGCGGATTACGACGGCATCGACGGTTACGACGACTCGGCGGGGCTCGCGGCGGTGTCCATCGCGGGTGTCGGCCAGGACGTCGCCGATGCGCAGGCCGACGGGGACGGGCCCCTGGCGGCGGAGGCGCGGAGCGGCCCCGATCCGCAGACCCAGCTCCCGGGCTCGGTGCCGAGCGTGCCGCCCGAGGGGGTGCGGCGGCGCAAGGCCGTGGTTCCCGTACAGCCGCCGTCGCCGGCGTTTCCGGCGGGCCCCACCGACCCGGTACTGCTCGCCGAAGCCCTGGCCGAGCTGGAGCGGATGGTGGGCCTTGAACCGGTCAAACGGCAGGTCAAGGCCTTGTCGGCACAGCTGGAGATGGCCCGGCTGAGAGCCGGCCAGGGCCTGCCCGTGCAGCCTCCGAAGCGGCACTTCGTCTTCTCGGGCCCCTCCGGCACCGGCAAGACCACTGTCGCCCGCATCCTCGGCCGGGTCTTCTACGCCCTCGGGCTGCTCGGCGGCGACCATCTGGTGGAGGCCCAGCGCTCCGATCTGGTGGGCGAGTTCCTGGGCCAGACGGCGGTGAAGGCCAATGAGCTGATCGACTCGGCGCTCGGCGGCGTGCTGTTCGTGGACGAGGCGTACAGCCTGTCCAACTCCGGCTACTCCAAAGGCGACGCATACGGCGACGAGGCCCTTCAGGTCCTCCTCAAGCGCGCCGAGGACAACCGCGACCATCTGGTGGTCATCCTGGCCGGCTACCCCGAGGGAATGGACCGCCTGCTCGCCACCAATCCCGGTCTTTCCTCCCGCTTCACGACCCGTGTCGACTTCCCCTCGTACCGTCCTCTCGAACTGACCGCGATCGGTGAGGTGCTGGCAGCCGAGAACGGCGATGTGTGGGACGTCGAGGCCCGCGACGAACTGCGGTCCATCAGCGGGCATGTGGTCGACCAGGGCTGGATCGACGAGCTCGGCAACGGCCGCTTTCTGCGCACTCTGTACGAGAAGAGCTGCGCCTACCGCGATCTGCGGCTGTCCGGATATCCGGGCACGCCGACCCGCGAGGACCTCTCGACGCTGCGGCTGCCCGATCTGATGCAGGCGTACGGCGAGGTCCTGTCGGGACGCGGTCCGGTGGACCGCGGCCCGCAGGATCCCCCGGGCTGACCTGTTCCCGTACTCAGCCGACCAGGGCGCTGTCCAGGGACGGCCGTGGCGTCCTGGGCACCGCGACCCGGTGGGACGGGTCGCGGACCTCGCCGACCAGCATCTCCAGGACGTCCTCAAGCGCGACCAGGCCCAGCACCCGCCCGGACGCGTCGGCGACCTGGGCGAGGTGCGTGGCCGCGCGGCGCATCACGGTGAGGGCGTCGTCCAGGGGGAGTTCGGCCCGCAGGGTCGCCATGGGGCGCCAGATGTGCTGGGGCACGGCCCGTTCGCCGTCCTCCAGATCGAGTACGTCCTTGACATGGAGGTAGCCCATGAAGGCTCCCGAGCCCTGGGCGCAGACCGGGAATCGGGAGTAGCCGGTGCGGACCGTCAGCTCTTCGATCTGGCGGGGGGTCACCGACGGCGGGACCGTCACCAGGCTGGACCGGGCGATGAGCACATCGGTCACCGGGCGGCTGCCCAGCTCCAGCGCGTCCTCAAGACGTTCCTGCTCGGCGGGTTCGAGCAGCCCCGCCTGGCCCGAGTCCTCGACCAGACGGTTGAGCTGCTCGCTGGTGAAGACCGCCTCCACCTCGTCCTTGGGCTCGACCCGGAAGGCCCGCAGCACCAGCCGGGCACAGGCGCCCAGGCCGACGGTGACCGGGCGGCACAGCCGGGCGAAGCCGACCAGGCCCGGGCCCAGCCAGATCGCGGTCTTCTCGGGCGCGGCCATCGCGAGGTTCTTCGGGACCATCTCGCCGATGACGAGATGCAGGAAGACGACCACGGCCAGGGCGATCACATAGCCCAGCGGATGGATCAGCCCCTCGGGCACATGGGCCGCATGGAAGACCGGTTCCAGCAGATGGGCCACGGTCGGCTCGGCCACCGCGCCGAGCGTCAGTGAGCAGACGGTGATGCCGAACTGCGCGGCCGCCATCATCTGGGGCAGGTTCTCCAGTCCGTGCAGCACTTGCCGGGCGCGCGACGAGCCCTCGGCCGCACGCGGCTCGATCTGGCTGCGGCGTACGGAGACGAGAGCGAACTCGGCTCCGACGAAGAACCCGTTCGCCAGCACCAGGAGCAGTGCGAACAGCAGTTGCAGGAGACTCATCGCGTGGCCTCCGTCAGGGCCGGAACGTCGGCGATGCGCACCAGGCGTACCCGCTCGGCGCGATAGCGGTCCACCTGGCGCACGGAAAGCCGCCAGCCGGGCAGTTCGGCCCGGTCGCCGGGGGCCGGGATCCGTCCCAGCAGATCGGCGACCAGGCCGGCCACGGTCTCGTAGGGACCGTCCGGCACATCGAGGCCTATCCGGCGCAGAGTGAGGACTCGGCAGCTGCCGTCGGCCTCCCAGGCCGGATGGCCGTCCTCGGCCGCGACCGGAGCGAGTTCGGGCCGGGCGTCGGCCTCGCCGTCGTGCTCGTCGCGGACCTCGCCGACAAGCTCCTCGACGATGTCCTCGAGGGTGACCACTCCGGCGGTGCCGCCGTACTCGTCGACGACGACGGCTATGGGCTGCTCGCTGCGCAGCCGCTCCAGGAGCTGCTGCACGGGCAGCGTCCCGGGCACCAGCAGCGGAGCGACGGCCACCCGGTCCACCCGGGTGCGCAGCCGCTCGTCGACGGGCACCGCGAGGGCGTCCTTGAGATGCACCATGCCGACGATCTCGTCGATGCGCTCCCGGTAGACGGGAAAGCGCGAAAGGCCGGTCGCCCGGGTGAGGTTGAGGACGTCCGCCGCGGTGGCGTCGGACTGCAGGGCGCTCATCTTCACCCGCGGGGTCATCACATGCTGCGCCGTGAGATGCCCGAGGGACAAGGTCCGTACGAACAGGTCGGCCGTGTCCTGCTCCAGCGCGCCGGCCCGCGCCGAGTGACGCGCGAGCGAGACCAGCTCGCCGGGGGTGCGGGCTGACGCCAGCTCCTCGGCCGGTTCGACGCCGAGCAGGCGTACGAGACGGTTGGCGACGGTGTTGAGCAGGGTGATCACGGGGCGGAAGGCGGTCGAGAAGAGATGCTGCGGTCCGGCGACGAAGCGTGCGACCTGCAACGGCCGGGAAACCGCCCAGTTCTTGGGGACGAGTTCTCCGATCACCATCTGGACGGCGGAGGCGAGCAGCATCCCGATCACCACCGCGAAGCCGGAGACGGCCCCTTCGGGTAGCCCGGTCGCGGTCAGCGGCCAGTGGAGCAGCCGGGCGGTCGCGGGTTCGGCGAGCATGCCGACGACGAGCGAGGTGATGGTGATGCCGAGCTGGGTGCCGGACAGCTGGAAGGACAGCTCCCGCAGCGCCGTGACGACGCGGCGGGCACGGCGGTCGCCCTCCGCGGCTGCGCGCTCGGCGTCGGGCCGCTCCACCGTGACAAGACCGAACTCGGCCGCCACGAAGAAGCCGTTGGCGAGAATCAGGAGGAATGCCGCGGCGAGCAGCAACAGGGCGATGATCATGCCGCCGCCTCCAGGGAGGGGGCGGCGCAGGTACTACCGGACGATCCGTCCATTGCTGGAGGGAGTCACTCCTCGGGTCGCAGGTGTCCCACGGGCCGGGGCCGGCCGGGTGGTGCGGGACGGGGCGCGCTCGGCGCCACCGGCACCAGAGTAATCAAGCGAGGCGCGGACGCGGCAGGGCACCGCCGCGTCACCTCGCCGTGGCCTTCGTCTCAGTCGGTGTCCGGCCGGGTGCCGCGGCTCTCCGCGAGGGCCCGCAGGGCGCGGGCGTCACGGACGGCGTGTGCCCTGGCGATGCCGGGCTGGATGCCGAGCACCGGCAGGCTGGTGCCGTCGCTGAGGTCGAGGAAGACCCACGGGTCACCGGGCCGCAGATTCACCCGCAGGATCTCGGCCCACTCGAGACGGCGCGTACGGGTGAGGTTGACGACGGTGACGCCGTTCTCGTCGGCGACGACCTTGGGCCTGCTCAGCAGGGCCAGTACGCCGAAGAAGAGCAGCGCGGTGAAGATGAAGCTGCTGCGCTCCCCCGCGCTGAGCTTCTCGAGCATCAGGGCGACCGCGGTGATCACGGCGAACATGGCCGCGCCCACGGCCAGCAGGACGACCCGGGTGCGGGTCGGCCTGAACGTGACCGGAAGCGCCGGGACTTGGGGGGCGTCGGCAGACATGGTCTCGGGCATTCCTCAGAGCCTGCAGGCGTGGATGGCCGTGGTGAGGATCGCCCGCGCGCCGAGCTCGTACAGGTCGTCCATGATCCGCTGCGCCTCCTTTGCGGGGACCATGGCGCGGACAGCGACCCAGCCTTCGTTGTGGAGCGGTGAGACGGTCGGGGACTCGAGGCCCGGGGTAAGGGCGACGGCCTGCTCCAGGTGCTCGGCGCGGCAGTCGTAGTCCATCATCACGTAAGAGCGGGCGACCAGGACGCCCTGGAGGCGGCGCAGGAACTGCTGGAC includes:
- a CDS encoding acyl-CoA dehydrogenase family protein → MPDRAPQPVERQLPTEESRDLITLVRDIVQREIAPRAAEEEDAGHFPREVFSLLSESGLLGLPYDSEYGGGDQPYEVYLQVLEELAAARLTVGLGVSVHSLSCHALAGYGTKEQQAEHLPAMLGGGLLGAYCLSEPASGSDAASLRTKAVRDGDSWVITGTKSWITHGGIADFYTVMARTGGEGARGITAFLVPGDTPGLNAAAPEKKMGMKGSPTAQLHFDGVRVPDSRRIGEEGQGFAIALSALDSGRLGIAACAIGVAQAALDEAVSYATGRQQFGRPIADFQGLRFMLADMATRIEAGRALCLAAARLRDAGRPFSRQAAMAKLFCTDTAMSVTTDAVQVLGGYGYTLDFPVERYMREAKVLQIVEGTNQIQRMVIARYVAGPETR
- a CDS encoding glycoside hydrolase family 18 protein; this translates as MPGSHRPRARFRALIAAACTAALGATLFTGAHFASAGESAPAAKAAAAPKAGSKVIGYFTEWGVYDRNYHVKNIQTSGSANKLTHINYAFGNVSGGKCTVGDSFADYEKAYTAAQSVDGVADTWDQPLRGSFNQLRKLKKLHPGLKILWSFGGWTWSGGFGQAAANPAAFAQSCYNLVEDPRWKDVFDGIDIDWEYPNACGLSCDTSGRESFKNLMAALRAKFGGSSLVTAAITADASSGGKIEKANYAGAAQYVNWYNPMTYDFFGAWAAQGPTAPHSPLKSYSGIPQQGFNTDAAIKKLKSLGIPSSKLMLGIGFYGRGWTGVTQKAPGGTATGPAPGKYEQGIDDYKVLKSRCPANGTVAGTAYAHCGNQWWSYDTPSTISGKMTYKNQQNLGGTFFWELSGDTANGELIKAIN
- a CDS encoding TetR/AcrR family transcriptional regulator yields the protein MNISQQRGATERSQVRRSELIATGRKLFADTSYDALSMDDIAKHAGVAKGLIYYYFKSKRGYYLAIIEDSVADLVSRAAGETELPRAERVYRTVDGYLRYAHHHQAAFRTIVTGGVGFDTEVQSIRDAVREELIATIAEGAYGRRDIPVLARLALLGWLSSVEGITLDWLGRRELPRETVCALLMRLLRGTLHTIAEFEPECPEPPMEPMPAALTDSVSLPTPVEA
- a CDS encoding peptidase C39 family protein, translating into MARPASRRTVLSAAIAAAAGAGTLSSSAAAPAAAAPESAGHGRPLPPVDNHFWTSYTDWRSGAAAGTRAVAAPRPGLVIGAAAGRRAYTDPHTGKTATWEYATWTSPVHVSRVPATEIIASWNAHTPAGTWLQVDLRGRYSDGTATPWFVMGRWAAGDGDIRRTSLDDQTDGRATIWTDTFSIDDAASGLRLSSYQLRLTLHRKPGTSLTPTVWRLGAMASDIPDRFTVPASAPGLTRELVVPRYSQNTHVGQYPEYDNGGEAWCSPTSSQMIIEYWGRKPSAADLAWVNPAFADPQVCHAARFTFDYQYHGCGNWPFNAAYAASYPDMSAVVTRLSSLTDLETLIRAGIPAMTSQSFLKEELTGAGYGTSGHLMTVIGFTAKGDVIANDPASPGNAAVRRVYKRAEWERIWLRTKRYNASGAVVSGTGGVCYLYWPARPTAAQSLALAGFGIR
- a CDS encoding uridine kinase — protein: MSDLDRPARALRALPPSCGPVRLIAVDGHAGSGKSTFAARLAAAVGDDERGGGAPVLHLDDLAGHEEFFGWTDRILTEVIEPLSNGRTAHFHPYDWNLRRFGSSPHALEAAPVVLIEGVGAGRRVLRPHLAGLLWMERGAEESWQRGRQRDGSELSAFWDDWTVAETRHFAADPSRPFADALIQECRKGYEWRPGPAATARPNRFITQGDSFPPAY
- a CDS encoding AAA family ATPase, whose amino-acid sequence is MDIGTQGAPAPADLAWVRGVDAYTMGAYPQAEEEFRTAVRLDPGMADGWLGLHALRVDTTNALLRMHSARERFGEQRARHRRTLNSWYWLGWWVQPVLESPRDLLLAHASHWLDGRHVPELDRALAALPPVDADPQVRFLHACRAYLVKDWEQLVRHTEPLVSDPLLGIEAGLFGGMARVRLEMYGQAEPLLSSALMRCRSEQPQRKELRYWLARAHEGTGRSAAALPLYRAVHRIDPAFMDTSARLAAIADYDGIDGYDDSAGLAAVSIAGVGQDVADAQADGDGPLAAEARSGPDPQTQLPGSVPSVPPEGVRRRKAVVPVQPPSPAFPAGPTDPVLLAEALAELERMVGLEPVKRQVKALSAQLEMARLRAGQGLPVQPPKRHFVFSGPSGTGKTTVARILGRVFYALGLLGGDHLVEAQRSDLVGEFLGQTAVKANELIDSALGGVLFVDEAYSLSNSGYSKGDAYGDEALQVLLKRAEDNRDHLVVILAGYPEGMDRLLATNPGLSSRFTTRVDFPSYRPLELTAIGEVLAAENGDVWDVEARDELRSISGHVVDQGWIDELGNGRFLRTLYEKSCAYRDLRLSGYPGTPTREDLSTLRLPDLMQAYGEVLSGRGPVDRGPQDPPG
- a CDS encoding hemolysin family protein, giving the protein MSLLQLLFALLLVLANGFFVGAEFALVSVRRSQIEPRAAEGSSRARQVLHGLENLPQMMAAAQFGITVCSLTLGAVAEPTVAHLLEPVFHAAHVPEGLIHPLGYVIALAVVVFLHLVIGEMVPKNLAMAAPEKTAIWLGPGLVGFARLCRPVTVGLGACARLVLRAFRVEPKDEVEAVFTSEQLNRLVEDSGQAGLLEPAEQERLEDALELGSRPVTDVLIARSSLVTVPPSVTPRQIEELTVRTGYSRFPVCAQGSGAFMGYLHVKDVLDLEDGERAVPQHIWRPMATLRAELPLDDALTVMRRAATHLAQVADASGRVLGLVALEDVLEMLVGEVRDPSHRVAVPRTPRPSLDSALVG
- a CDS encoding hemolysin family protein, with product MIIALLLLAAAFLLILANGFFVAAEFGLVTVERPDAERAAAEGDRRARRVVTALRELSFQLSGTQLGITITSLVVGMLAEPATARLLHWPLTATGLPEGAVSGFAVVIGMLLASAVQMVIGELVPKNWAVSRPLQVARFVAGPQHLFSTAFRPVITLLNTVANRLVRLLGVEPAEELASARTPGELVSLARHSARAGALEQDTADLFVRTLSLGHLTAQHVMTPRVKMSALQSDATAADVLNLTRATGLSRFPVYRERIDEIVGMVHLKDALAVPVDERLRTRVDRVAVAPLLVPGTLPVQQLLERLRSEQPIAVVVDEYGGTAGVVTLEDIVEELVGEVRDEHDGEADARPELAPVAAEDGHPAWEADGSCRVLTLRRIGLDVPDGPYETVAGLVADLLGRIPAPGDRAELPGWRLSVRQVDRYRAERVRLVRIADVPALTEATR